A region from the Manihot esculenta cultivar AM560-2 chromosome 13, M.esculenta_v8, whole genome shotgun sequence genome encodes:
- the LOC122721625 gene encoding uncharacterized protein LOC122721625, with translation MNQRELLQFRTPQHPSQGTNSWGGASPLLARNIPKESLDQRYSRLNTVRIRDEIFPYQADELYFSPQVHASPYQFPPNPSRSSRRGLLFRLKFPRKERTVSLGSNSKKRWFPRWDPKNRWPQVLYDACIS, from the exons ATGAATCAAAGAGAGCTACTACAATTCAGAACACCCCAACATCCTTCTCAAGGAACCAACAGCTGGGGTGGAGCTTCTCCTTTGCTAGCAAGAAACATCCCCAAGGAGTCACTTGATCAAAGATACTCAAGGCTCAACACTGTTCGTATTCGCGACGAGATCTTTCCGTATCAGGCCGATGAGCTCTACTTCTCGCCTCAGGTTCATGCATCTCCATACCAATTTCCTCCCAACCCAAGTCGCAGCAGCAGAAGAGGGCTCCTTTTCAGGTTAAAGTTTCCACGGAAGGAGAGAACTGTTAGCTTAGGTTCAAATTCAAAGAAGAGATGGTTTCCTAGGTGGGATCCTAAAAACAGGTGGCCTCAAG TGTTATATGATGCATGCATAAGTTGA